The window GAGCCGGAGTAGGCGCACGGAGGGGCGTACCAGCGGCCGCCGCGCTCGTAGAGGAGCCGCATCCAGCCGCTCCACTCGGTTATCCGGGCCGTATAGCCCTCCCGCGGACCTGCGACCACCCACTCGAGCTCCTCCCCGGGCCCCACGCGTATGCCGAGCCCTCCGCCCGGGAGCTCCACCGAGTCGTAGAGCCGCCAGCCCCCGCCCGTGGAGTAGTAGAAGTAGATCGAGGACCCGTTGACCGCTATCATGAGGCCGATGGACGCGGGGAGGCCTAGATCCCCCACCGTCAACGAGCTCTGGTAGAAGGAGACCGCGCGCCCGCCGGCCGTGTACCTCACTACGTTCCCGCCTCCTCTAGCCTCCATCGACCCGTAGTCGCTTACGTTGAAGACGTAGTCGGCCACCGTTATCCGGTAGCCGCCGTCCGCCTTCGCTATCAACGCGACGTTCTGGACCCAGTAGACGGCCTCCGGCGACTCCACGAAGGCGTTGAGCTGGATCGAGACGGCGTTGACTATCGCCCCGCCGCCGACGGAGTAGAAGTCGGCCCGCTCTATGTAGGCGAGCCCCATTACGCCTTCGGCCGTGTAGCTGTAGGACGCGCCGCCGCAGGTCCCCGCGTCGACTATGCCGACGACGGAGGCCGCCGGGGCGTCCAGCCAACGGGCGGCCACCACGGCTATTAGGGCCAGCGACATCACGGCGAGCGCCGCCGATCGGCTCACGGGGAGGCGTGGGGCCCCGCTTAAATATTATATAGCCGCGCGTTCTAGGGGCCGGTGGAGTTCATCCTCGTAGCAGACGACCAAGCGCTGGACGAGGCGTTGGCCAGATG of the Thermoproteus uzoniensis 768-20 genome contains:
- a CDS encoding thermopsin family protease; amino-acid sequence: MSRSAALAVMSLALIAVVAARWLDAPAASVVGIVDAGTCGGASYSYTAEGVMGLAYIERADFYSVGGGAIVNAVSIQLNAFVESPEAVYWVQNVALIAKADGGYRITVADYVFNVSDYGSMEARGGGNVVRYTAGGRAVSFYQSSLTVGDLGLPASIGLMIAVNGSSIYFYYSTGGGWRLYDSVELPGGGLGIRVGPGEELEWVVAGPREGYTARITEWSGWMRLLYERGGRWYAPPCAYSGSANPVTAERTSAAEGLAEYAYGDTVVQTAGRSAVYLLWRPEISVVWTAQGPAVLLTPPDGDWALFVNGTRLGYAPAVLGPGSYNITAVLYAGSSPVYRRYIYVSSPSRP